Proteins encoded within one genomic window of Carassius carassius chromosome 22, fCarCar2.1, whole genome shotgun sequence:
- the cradd gene encoding death domain-containing protein CRADD gives MDPKHKRLLRSQRLFLAEELLVDDMIIQYLYQEEILTESHLEEIRSESSNRKKTLKLLDILPTRGSHAFHRFIQSLEKDFPWIKDKLLGLCAEDSEPPLPCFSVQCGVPDHILPTVPTSQHLNRLAAHLGSEWKSVLLDLGLSSADLYRCCADQPLSVQSQVLAGLVMWTQRNGREATVRRLLQSLQAADIPPSVLQQVFV, from the exons ATGGACCcaaaacacaaaagactgctcCGATCTCAGCGGCTTTTTCTAGCCGAGGAGCTTTTAGTGGACGACATGATCATACAGTATTTATACCAGGAAGAGATCTTAACGGAGAGTCATTTAGAGGAGATTAGATCGGAGTCGTCTAACAGGAAAAAAACGCTCAAGCTGCTGGATATTCTGCCCACGCGGGGTTCGCACGCCTTCCATCGCTTTATTCAGTCATTAGAGAAAGATTTTCCCTGGATCAAAGACAAATTACTGGGACTTTGTGCTGAAGACAGCGAGCCTCCTCTTCCGTGCTTCTCAG tTCAGTGTGGTGTTCCCGACCACATCCTTCCGACTGTTCCAACCTCGCAGCATCTGAACCGCTTGGCCGCTCATCTCGGTTCAGAGTGGAAGTCTGTGCTGCTGGACCTGGGTCTGTCCTCAGCAGATCTGTACCGCTGCTGTGCTGACCAGCCCCTCTCGGTTCAGAGTCAGGTGCTCGCTGGGCTGGTGATGTGGACGCAGAGGAACGGAAGAGAAGCCACGGTGCGGCGGCTGCTCCAGAGCCTGCAGGCCGCAGACATCCCGCCATCTGTCCTCCAACAGGTGTTTGTGTGA